Proteins from one Chroococcidiopsis sp. CCMEE 29 genomic window:
- a CDS encoding glycosyltransferase — translation MRVLAQPAFKDRNDNPYTWLLYSHMASLGVDVDEFSPRRLLQNNYLIWHRHWPERNLNDTNVLRAIAKTQALLLLMKRVRLQRVKIVWSVHNLTAHERLYPHLEAWFWKAFIRQLDGYISLSKSSMAAAQQRFPELRNLPGFVIPHGHYRAEYPADISPQTARALLGIPPAAKVLLFFGKIRPYKNAPELIKAFRQFPDPNTRLYVVGSPEFPTLAEAIEKEAALDRRVQIYLDFIPKDKAQIYFHAADMVILPYSEILNSGSALLALSFNRPILVPLRGSLAELQSQVGEEWVRTYAGEITSLQIEAALKWALNTPRPAQAPLGAFDWKELAHRTIDAYHAIATRKENRL, via the coding sequence ATGCGCGTTCTTGCCCAACCAGCTTTTAAAGATCGCAATGATAACCCCTACACCTGGCTACTTTACAGCCATATGGCAAGTTTGGGAGTTGATGTAGATGAGTTTTCCCCTCGACGATTGCTACAGAACAACTACCTGATTTGGCATCGGCACTGGCCAGAAAGGAATCTAAACGATACTAACGTCCTCAGAGCGATCGCTAAAACTCAAGCTTTACTACTGCTGATGAAACGTGTTCGCTTGCAAAGAGTGAAGATTGTGTGGTCAGTACACAACCTTACGGCTCATGAGCGACTTTATCCCCATCTGGAAGCTTGGTTCTGGAAGGCCTTCATTCGCCAACTAGATGGTTATATTAGCTTGAGTAAATCTAGTATGGCAGCCGCCCAACAGCGATTTCCTGAGTTGAGAAATCTGCCTGGATTTGTAATTCCTCATGGTCACTATCGAGCTGAATATCCGGCTGACATCAGTCCTCAGACAGCCCGTGCTTTACTGGGAATTCCTCCTGCTGCTAAGGTGTTGCTTTTCTTCGGCAAGATTAGGCCCTATAAGAATGCACCTGAGCTGATTAAAGCTTTCCGACAGTTTCCAGACCCAAATACCAGGCTCTACGTTGTGGGTAGTCCCGAATTTCCTACCTTGGCAGAAGCGATAGAAAAAGAAGCGGCATTAGATCGTCGGGTGCAAATTTACTTGGATTTTATCCCCAAAGACAAAGCGCAGATTTACTTTCATGCTGCCGACATGGTGATCTTGCCATACAGCGAGATTTTGAACTCTGGTAGTGCCTTGTTAGCACTTTCTTTCAATCGACCCATCTTAGTGCCTTTACGTGGGTCACTTGCTGAACTCCAATCCCAGGTAGGTGAAGAGTGGGTGCGTACGTATGCAGGAGAGATTACTTCCTTGCAGATTGAAGCAGCCTTGAAGTGGGCATTGAACACGCCACGTCCAGCACAAGCTCCACTTGGGGCTTTTGACTGGAAAGAATTAGCGCATAGAACGATTGATGCCTACCACGCTATTGCCACCAGAAAAGAGAACAGATTGTGA
- a CDS encoding sugar transferase — MTSTTLSKPKLDLRAPVLTQLRRGIGVRWLQVITLVLLDAIIFFLTWQIAEKYGDPIDFPWNNSQNSLSLLPIIAIEIGIIAAQGLYDSRQRQRDYFILVKTLAFAHILLLLIAFFYQPSSLVPRSTFIVSWLLSVTLTCVARFGVDTAINHIRKQGAVCYPTFLICRPEDREKAENLLKTENCYKLLGWTDVNSLAADRKSLDITLESISRLGIAEVFVCSWETIESRMFLYWQLRNAGITLHILPIDLETIHHNLELRMVGGLPAIELAPPLITGSDFFIKRYFDFCCATLFVLMAAPLYLCLALLIKLDSPGPIFYKQIRIGLHGEQFKVWKFRTMVVNADKLQKELEASNEMKDGILFKMKNDPRITRVGKFLRAYSLDELPQLFNVIFGEMSLVGPRPLPVRDVEKFAEHHFIRHEVLPGITGLWQVSGRSDIIDFEQVVNLDLTYMKNWSLWLDLQILLQTIAVIVGKKGAY, encoded by the coding sequence ATGACGTCTACTACACTGAGCAAACCAAAGCTAGACTTGCGTGCGCCCGTGCTTACACAGTTACGTAGGGGAATTGGTGTAAGGTGGCTACAAGTAATTACACTGGTTTTGCTAGATGCAATTATTTTTTTCTTGACATGGCAGATCGCAGAAAAATATGGCGATCCTATAGATTTTCCATGGAACAACAGTCAGAACTCACTCTCACTATTGCCGATTATTGCTATAGAGATTGGCATAATTGCAGCACAAGGACTTTATGATTCTCGGCAAAGGCAACGGGATTATTTTATTCTTGTTAAAACACTCGCGTTTGCCCACATTCTGCTACTGCTAATTGCATTTTTCTATCAACCCAGTAGCTTGGTTCCTCGCTCAACTTTTATCGTGTCCTGGCTCTTGAGTGTAACTCTTACTTGTGTTGCCCGCTTTGGTGTGGATACTGCTATTAATCATATCCGCAAACAAGGTGCAGTTTGCTATCCTACGTTCCTTATCTGTAGACCAGAAGATAGAGAAAAGGCTGAGAACTTACTGAAAACAGAAAATTGTTACAAGCTACTTGGGTGGACAGATGTTAATTCATTGGCAGCAGATAGAAAGAGTTTGGATATTACCTTAGAAAGTATTTCCCGTCTAGGTATAGCAGAAGTTTTTGTCTGTTCCTGGGAAACAATTGAAAGTCGCATGTTCCTTTATTGGCAGTTACGGAATGCAGGGATTACATTGCATATCTTGCCGATTGACTTAGAAACCATTCACCACAACTTAGAACTTAGGATGGTAGGGGGTTTACCTGCGATAGAACTTGCTCCACCGCTAATTACAGGTAGCGATTTTTTCATAAAGCGGTACTTTGATTTTTGCTGTGCTACTCTCTTTGTCTTGATGGCAGCACCATTATATTTATGCCTTGCTTTGCTCATTAAACTAGATTCTCCCGGTCCAATTTTTTATAAACAAATTCGGATCGGTTTACACGGAGAACAGTTTAAAGTCTGGAAATTCCGCACTATGGTTGTTAATGCGGATAAGCTTCAGAAAGAATTGGAAGCGAGTAATGAAATGAAGGACGGGATTCTATTTAAAATGAAAAACGATCCTCGCATTACTCGAGTTGGTAAGTTTTTGCGTGCTTACAGCTTGGATGAGTTACCCCAACTATTCAATGTCATTTTTGGAGAAATGAGTTTGGTTGGACCTCGTCCTTTACCTGTTAGAGATGTAGAAAAGTTTGCTGAACACCACTTCATTCGTCATGAAGTTTTACCTGGTATCACAGGTCTTTGGCA
- a CDS encoding WecB/TagA/CpsF family glycosyltransferase: protein MKSFDEVNILDTRFHKVTVDQLIDYTVEAAQLEKKTIVGNVNVRAMNFAYDLQWYRDFLNNADLVFCDGFGVLLGSKLLGYSVQSGHRMTAPDFIEDLALACEKQNISLFLLAGSPGVVDKAITKLLSIAPRLRIQGHHGYFEKSGEENDSLIREINKFKPGILYVGFGMPMQERWILDNLSQIEARVFLPLGACLDFYTSTMYRGPRWVTDCGFEWLTRFFTEPQRLWKRYIIGNPLFLYRIFRQRIAEGAMTKTQPNL, encoded by the coding sequence ATGAAAAGTTTTGACGAAGTAAACATACTTGATACAAGATTCCACAAAGTAACAGTAGACCAGCTAATAGATTACACAGTAGAAGCCGCACAACTTGAGAAAAAAACAATAGTAGGCAATGTAAATGTTCGGGCAATGAACTTCGCCTACGATCTCCAGTGGTATCGAGATTTTTTAAATAATGCAGATTTAGTATTTTGCGATGGATTCGGTGTCTTGTTAGGATCTAAGTTACTTGGCTACTCTGTTCAATCTGGGCATCGCATGACAGCCCCGGATTTTATCGAGGATCTAGCATTAGCCTGTGAGAAACAAAATATTTCCTTATTTTTGTTAGCAGGTAGCCCAGGTGTGGTAGATAAGGCAATTACTAAATTATTATCAATTGCACCTAGGTTACGGATACAGGGACATCATGGTTATTTCGAGAAATCTGGTGAGGAAAACGATTCTCTCATTCGAGAGATTAATAAATTTAAACCAGGGATTCTCTACGTAGGCTTTGGAATGCCAATGCAGGAACGTTGGATTTTAGACAACTTGAGTCAAATAGAAGCAAGAGTGTTTCTGCCCCTAGGTGCATGTCTAGATTTTTACACTTCTACCATGTACAGAGGTCCACGGTGGGTGACCGACTGTGGATTTGAATGGTTAACACGATTCTTTACTGAGCCCCAGCGCCTATGGAAACGTTATATTATCGGCAATCCATTATTTCTATATCGCATTTTTAGGCAGCGGATTGCAGAAGGGGCTATGACAAAGACACAACCTAATCTTTAA
- a CDS encoding glycosyltransferase has product MQVITPMVGELEDLRLLHEKLPEVSTDKLLLSIIVNNYNYSQFLREAIDSALNQTYLNIEVIVVDDGSTDNSREIIAGYENRIIPVLKENGGQASAFNAGFAVSRGKIVIFLDADDYLFPHTAEQVVAVWNPGVAKVQYRLQVIDALRTPLGFQPPCDRPLESGEVWRILLKKGRYGSPVTSGNGFSRAVLAQILPVPETEFRISADGYLATLVPFYGQVVSIEQALGAYRLHGSNLWAVTNGLEVEKLRKSVLHDLQKYELIRCKASELEYTVPKDLSLRDELHLRNRIASLRLNPQNHPVASDSSLGLVHKGVLAIWQYSDLQWKKRLLLSIWFIWVGLMPLRMVRPAINWLLIPESRPKSFDWMFDLFRKTFAIRKLSS; this is encoded by the coding sequence ATGCAAGTTATTACCCCTATGGTTGGAGAGCTAGAAGACCTTAGGTTGTTACATGAGAAACTTCCAGAAGTTTCAACGGATAAGCTGCTACTGAGCATTATCGTCAACAACTACAACTACAGTCAGTTTCTGCGCGAGGCAATTGACAGTGCATTGAACCAGACTTACCTCAACATCGAGGTGATTGTGGTGGATGATGGTTCCACCGATAACTCCCGGGAGATTATTGCAGGTTACGAGAACCGGATTATCCCAGTGCTGAAGGAGAATGGTGGGCAGGCATCGGCATTCAATGCAGGATTTGCAGTGAGTCGTGGGAAAATTGTCATCTTCTTGGATGCTGATGATTATTTGTTTCCTCACACGGCTGAGCAAGTAGTTGCAGTCTGGAATCCGGGTGTTGCTAAAGTGCAGTATCGCTTGCAGGTGATTGATGCCCTGAGGACTCCATTGGGATTCCAGCCACCATGCGATCGACCTTTGGAAAGTGGAGAGGTATGGCGTATTTTACTCAAGAAGGGACGTTATGGATCTCCAGTTACTAGTGGTAATGGTTTCAGTAGGGCAGTGCTAGCTCAAATCCTCCCAGTACCAGAGACCGAGTTTCGGATCTCCGCTGATGGCTATTTGGCAACTCTAGTGCCGTTTTACGGGCAGGTAGTATCTATAGAACAAGCCCTTGGAGCCTACCGGCTTCATGGGAGTAATTTATGGGCTGTAACTAACGGACTCGAGGTTGAGAAGCTTCGTAAGTCAGTGCTGCACGACTTGCAGAAGTATGAACTTATTAGGTGTAAGGCTAGCGAGTTAGAATACACGGTGCCAAAGGATTTAAGCCTGAGAGATGAGCTTCATTTGAGGAATCGGATAGCTTCTCTACGGCTGAATCCTCAAAATCATCCAGTAGCCTCTGATTCTTCCCTTGGCTTAGTTCATAAGGGAGTATTGGCTATTTGGCAATATTCAGATCTGCAATGGAAAAAGCGGCTGCTTTTAAGTATTTGGTTTATTTGGGTTGGGCTAATGCCCTTGCGGATGGTAAGACCAGCCATTAATTGGCTGTTAATCCCAGAATCCCGTCCTAAAAGCTTCGATTGGATGTTTGACCTATTCAGAAAAACTTTTGCGATTCGGAAACTTTCCTCCTGA
- a CDS encoding O-antigen ligase family protein → MLLIVVWHKKVIPVVSRENFLWVLVGIAVASIFWSDVPTVTLPKIINLIRTTAFGVYFAARFNLNEQLRLLAWALGIGALLSLVFALALPSYGVMGMGSIITTETIAHAGAWQGIYGHKNVLGRIMVLSAVVFLLVANNSRRYRWVAWAGFGLSVILILLSTSKTALIILLTIIALLPFYRALRWNYTLAVPFLITVVLVGGAVAVLLASNAEGILGVFGRDLSLTGRTDLWAIVLDKISERPWLGYGYGGFWRGWNGESADVWSVVRWEAPHSQNGFLDLWLDLGLLGLTTFALSFIALCLRAVSWLRQTKTAEGLWPLAYLTFLLLANITESSLLRQNFLWLLYIAVTLSMHNKSDNLAESNPFWQQKVKQGIRGGT, encoded by the coding sequence ATGCTGCTCATTGTTGTCTGGCACAAGAAAGTTATTCCTGTTGTTAGCCGGGAAAATTTCTTATGGGTTTTGGTGGGAATTGCTGTGGCTTCAATATTCTGGTCAGATGTGCCAACTGTTACGCTACCAAAAATTATCAATTTGATCAGAACAACCGCTTTTGGAGTGTACTTCGCTGCACGCTTCAACTTGAACGAGCAGTTACGGCTATTGGCTTGGGCTTTAGGTATAGGGGCGTTGCTTAGTCTAGTTTTCGCCCTGGCGCTGCCAAGCTACGGAGTTATGGGTATGGGCAGCATTATTACTACAGAGACTATTGCTCATGCGGGAGCTTGGCAGGGTATATACGGACACAAAAACGTTCTGGGCCGCATTATGGTTTTGAGTGCGGTGGTCTTTTTACTCGTTGCCAATAATAGTCGCAGATATCGTTGGGTGGCATGGGCTGGCTTTGGTCTTTCAGTCATTCTTATTTTGCTGTCAACTTCAAAAACAGCTCTGATTATCTTGCTGACTATTATCGCCCTCTTGCCTTTCTACAGAGCTTTGCGGTGGAATTACACCTTGGCTGTACCCTTTTTAATCACCGTGGTATTGGTGGGTGGAGCTGTAGCCGTGTTGTTGGCAAGTAATGCAGAAGGCATTTTGGGAGTTTTCGGACGGGATCTGTCTCTCACTGGTCGTACAGATCTTTGGGCTATTGTACTCGACAAAATCTCAGAACGTCCTTGGCTAGGTTATGGGTATGGTGGGTTCTGGCGGGGTTGGAATGGTGAGTCTGCAGATGTCTGGAGTGTAGTCAGGTGGGAAGCTCCGCATTCTCAAAATGGTTTTTTAGATCTATGGCTCGACTTAGGTTTGTTAGGATTAACGACTTTTGCGCTTAGCTTTATAGCACTCTGCCTACGAGCAGTTAGCTGGTTACGCCAAACCAAGACTGCTGAGGGTCTTTGGCCGCTTGCCTACTTGACGTTTTTATTACTGGCAAACATCACTGAGAGCTCACTATTAAGACAAAACTTTCTTTGGCTCTTGTATATAGCAGTAACTCTCTCAATGCACAACAAAAGTGACAATTTAGCGGAATCTAACCCATTCTGGCAGCAAAAAGTGAAGCAAGGAATACGAGGTGGGACATAA
- a CDS encoding oligosaccharide flippase family protein — protein MNLGKLKPWIVSLSKNSLAKNTLWMLLAQGMRLVLQAAYFVIIARALGAEQYGAFVSATALVAILAPFASLGGGNLLIKNVSRNRGLFSEYWGNALFMIFVSGLVLIILVLCVAPFFLPKTIPILLILLVSITDLIFTRLLDTAGQAFQAVFWLSKTAQLNILPQVTRLIAALALVNLFPNPGALEWSSLYLISTAISAVLGVLLVHCLLGSPKLAISRIKPEITEGFYFSVSLSAQTIYNDIDKTMLAGLSSLEATGIYAAAYRLIDVAFVPVKSLLAAAYTKFFQRGSAGIGGTIDFSKRLSPIAGIYGLTAGIGLFFLAPVIPNLLGDEYAGAVEALRWLAPLPLLKAMHYFAADTLTGAGFQGVRSAVQVIVAVFNTLINLWLIPLYSWRGAAWSSLASDTFLMLCLWTMVAFLYRQQAQRLKENQ, from the coding sequence ATGAATTTAGGCAAGTTAAAACCTTGGATTGTCAGCTTAAGTAAGAATTCTTTGGCAAAGAATACCTTGTGGATGTTGCTTGCCCAAGGAATGCGTTTGGTTTTGCAAGCTGCCTATTTTGTGATTATTGCCCGTGCCCTGGGGGCAGAACAGTATGGAGCCTTTGTTAGTGCAACAGCACTAGTGGCAATTCTAGCTCCTTTTGCCAGTTTGGGAGGCGGGAATCTTCTGATTAAGAATGTGTCTAGAAATAGAGGTTTGTTTAGTGAATACTGGGGAAATGCTCTATTCATGATTTTTGTTTCTGGTCTGGTATTAATTATTTTGGTGCTATGTGTTGCACCCTTTTTTCTACCTAAAACAATTCCTATATTACTGATATTATTAGTTTCTATAACTGACTTAATTTTTACCAGACTTTTAGACACGGCTGGTCAAGCTTTTCAGGCTGTTTTTTGGCTTAGTAAGACAGCTCAACTCAATATTTTGCCGCAAGTAACAAGGTTAATCGCTGCTTTGGCTTTGGTTAACTTATTTCCAAATCCAGGGGCACTTGAGTGGTCTTCTTTATATTTGATTAGTACAGCAATCTCGGCGGTTTTGGGAGTTCTACTCGTCCATTGCTTACTAGGGTCTCCAAAATTGGCGATATCACGGATTAAACCAGAGATTACTGAAGGATTTTACTTCTCAGTTAGCTTGTCTGCCCAAACTATATATAACGATATAGATAAAACAATGCTGGCGGGACTGTCTTCATTAGAAGCTACGGGTATATATGCAGCTGCTTACCGTTTGATTGATGTCGCCTTTGTACCTGTAAAATCGCTTTTAGCCGCTGCCTATACCAAGTTCTTTCAACGTGGCTCTGCTGGCATCGGTGGGACTATAGATTTTTCTAAGCGTCTATCTCCGATTGCAGGCATCTATGGGCTTACCGCTGGAATCGGTTTATTTTTCTTAGCCCCAGTAATACCAAACTTGTTAGGCGATGAGTATGCAGGGGCAGTAGAAGCTTTACGTTGGTTAGCACCATTACCCTTGCTTAAAGCTATGCACTATTTTGCTGCTGACACGCTTACTGGTGCAGGGTTTCAGGGGGTGCGAAGTGCAGTGCAAGTGATTGTAGCTGTGTTCAATACCTTGATTAACCTTTGGCTGATTCCTTTGTACTCATGGAGGGGAGCCGCATGGTCTAGTTTGGCTTCAGATACTTTTCTAATGCTATGCCTGTGGACGATGGTGGCTTTCCTCTACCGCCAACAGGCTCAAAGGCTTAAGGAGAATCAATAA
- a CDS encoding endo-1,4-beta-xylanase: MLQKRVLTRRRSFLLGMGAFTVAGGLMHLHNRMQAIGIEQRNFTVMGDTLRDRHTPLRDRAAAKGLLYGATSSHLRLSSDKIFAAHFAQECAILVPEWELKWGTLRPSPDRFNFEPGDWLLKFARQHNMLFRGHTLVWHKNLPQWFTDKVDSRNAEQMLRQHIETVVKHYAGQVHSWDVVNEAVFPQDGRSDGLRQWPWLQFLGPDYIDLAFRTAAEADPKALLVYNDYGLDYDTWKDEAKRGAVLKLLERLKSRGTPIHAFGMQAHLRADETRFNAKKLKAFLRNIAELDLKILITELDVTDKKLPKDINVRDRLVAGMYEDYLSTVLDEPAVIAVLTWGLSDKYTWLAKEKPRKDRAPVRTLPLDARLSRKLAWNAIARAFDRAPKRDVQHRETA; this comes from the coding sequence ATGCTCCAAAAACGGGTACTAACTAGACGGCGCAGCTTTTTATTGGGCATGGGTGCTTTCACAGTAGCGGGTGGATTGATGCATTTGCACAATCGGATGCAAGCGATTGGAATCGAGCAGAGAAACTTTACCGTAATGGGTGATACGTTACGCGATCGCCATACTCCTTTACGCGATCGCGCTGCCGCCAAAGGATTACTTTATGGGGCAACGAGTTCACACCTTAGACTTTCCTCAGATAAAATTTTTGCAGCCCACTTCGCACAAGAGTGCGCCATCCTGGTTCCAGAATGGGAACTCAAGTGGGGAACCCTTCGCCCTAGTCCAGATCGCTTTAACTTTGAGCCTGGTGATTGGCTACTTAAGTTTGCTCGCCAGCACAACATGCTGTTTCGTGGTCACACTCTAGTTTGGCACAAAAATTTGCCTCAGTGGTTTACAGATAAGGTTGATAGCCGCAACGCCGAGCAGATGCTGCGGCAACATATTGAAACCGTCGTTAAACACTATGCGGGGCAGGTTCATTCCTGGGATGTGGTAAATGAGGCAGTCTTCCCTCAAGATGGGCGGTCTGATGGTCTGCGCCAGTGGCCTTGGCTACAGTTTTTGGGACCTGATTACATTGACCTTGCCTTTCGTACAGCAGCAGAGGCAGACCCGAAGGCATTGTTGGTGTACAACGACTATGGATTGGACTATGACACATGGAAGGATGAAGCAAAGAGAGGTGCTGTCCTCAAGTTGTTGGAGCGGTTGAAGTCTCGGGGAACTCCCATACATGCTTTTGGAATGCAGGCTCACTTGCGCGCCGATGAAACTCGCTTTAACGCTAAAAAGCTGAAGGCTTTTCTCCGTAATATTGCCGAGCTTGACCTGAAAATCCTAATTACTGAACTGGATGTGACAGACAAAAAGTTGCCAAAAGATATCAATGTCCGCGATCGCCTTGTTGCTGGAATGTATGAAGATTATCTCTCAACTGTGCTGGATGAGCCAGCAGTCATCGCAGTTTTGACCTGGGGACTCAGTGATAAATACACCTGGCTGGCAAAAGAGAAACCACGCAAAGACAGAGCGCCAGTTCGTACCCTGCCACTTGATGCACGACTGAGCCGTAAATTGGCATGGAACGCGATCGCCCGCGCTTTTGACCGAGCCCCGAAGCGTGATGTTCAACATCGAGAGACGGCTTAA
- a CDS encoding glycosyltransferase: MNTTLKYRIGYLSAAPRISTHPHAEISGPRTHILGFISACKTLGFEVKTFIVGDRVPRTWVTKKSEHAMSGSFIRALALDLSRLILGTVNARQAWRELGGGQVDWVYERFASFRTLGWTFKQHGIPWILETNAPLFYEAKTERKSTVLSGLARWLEVQAYRECDALVCVTEALKELIVRESGISPEKVVVVPNGVDSEMLDPQRHKPKRLFNGFTVGFVGRLYAWQGLNLLLEALRELRAEGLDVSLVVVGDGLMRAEWEEQTQSLGIASNVTFVGQVPWEGVPHYISGFDVGYIGHIQMQVGKMYHSPLKLYEYMAMAKPVVASAFEDAQRVLQEGETGFLFEPGNKEDLKRALKSAYQAREQLPAMGQRARDLMVAQHSWLARVSTMVTAIEQILGEH; this comes from the coding sequence GTGAATACAACTCTAAAGTACAGAATTGGTTATTTATCCGCTGCCCCTAGAATTTCTACCCATCCTCACGCCGAAATCAGCGGTCCTCGCACTCATATTCTTGGGTTTATCAGTGCTTGCAAAACTCTTGGGTTTGAGGTCAAGACCTTTATCGTAGGCGATCGCGTGCCCCGAACATGGGTGACAAAAAAATCGGAACATGCAATGAGCGGCAGCTTCATCCGAGCCTTAGCATTAGACCTGTCGCGCTTGATTTTGGGGACTGTGAATGCGCGCCAGGCTTGGCGAGAACTAGGGGGCGGGCAGGTGGACTGGGTCTACGAGCGCTTTGCCTCCTTCCGCACCTTAGGCTGGACATTCAAACAGCACGGTATCCCGTGGATACTGGAAACCAATGCGCCTCTGTTTTATGAAGCGAAAACTGAGCGGAAAAGTACGGTGCTGAGCGGACTAGCGCGATGGCTGGAAGTGCAGGCTTACCGGGAGTGTGATGCTTTGGTCTGTGTGACTGAAGCGCTTAAGGAACTGATAGTACGTGAGTCGGGTATCTCGCCTGAGAAAGTAGTGGTAGTGCCAAACGGGGTAGACAGTGAGATGCTCGATCCGCAGCGGCATAAACCCAAGCGTCTATTCAACGGCTTTACGGTGGGGTTTGTAGGTCGCTTATATGCTTGGCAGGGGTTGAATCTCTTACTTGAAGCTTTGCGCGAACTGCGGGCGGAGGGGCTTGATGTATCACTAGTAGTAGTAGGCGACGGTCTTATGCGTGCCGAGTGGGAAGAGCAAACTCAAAGTTTAGGTATTGCTTCTAATGTGACTTTTGTTGGTCAAGTGCCATGGGAGGGGGTGCCGCACTACATCTCCGGATTTGATGTGGGCTACATCGGCCATATTCAAATGCAAGTGGGAAAGATGTACCACTCTCCCCTCAAGCTTTACGAATACATGGCAATGGCTAAGCCAGTCGTTGCCTCAGCGTTTGAGGACGCCCAACGAGTGCTACAGGAAGGAGAGACGGGATTTTTGTTTGAGCCAGGAAACAAGGAAGACCTGAAGCGTGCCCTTAAAAGTGCCTACCAAGCAAGGGAGCAATTACCAGCTATGGGTCAGCGAGCGCGCGATCTGATGGTGGCACAACACAGCTGGTTGGCACGGGTAAGCACCATGGTTACAGCCATTGAGCAAATCCTGGGAGAGCATTAA